In Thauera aromatica K172, one DNA window encodes the following:
- the minC gene encoding septum site-determining protein MinC: MSANAPARPIEFRNTTLGATVAVLQIAEPAALADALHKMLGGMPDFFNGEPVILDCGTLRELPDRIDWAGLQSLLRRYRLQPIGITRLAEAHCASARQAGLALLDAAQFSARPGHERPASTTAPAAKPAPAPAAAAPATTAPPAPTSAPLTMFVDRPLRSGQQVYARGTDLVLLGGVSPGAEVIADGSIHCYGPLRGRAIAGAQGEQAARILTSDFGPELVSIAGVYRTFESGIAEDFAGKPALVRLAGAEHTLNIEALKLG; encoded by the coding sequence ATGTCCGCTAACGCGCCCGCCCGTCCGATCGAGTTCCGCAACACGACCCTGGGCGCAACCGTCGCCGTACTACAAATAGCCGAACCCGCCGCGCTCGCCGACGCGCTGCACAAGATGCTCGGCGGCATGCCGGACTTCTTCAACGGCGAACCCGTGATCCTCGATTGCGGCACTCTCCGCGAACTGCCGGACCGCATCGACTGGGCCGGCCTGCAATCCTTGCTGCGGCGCTATCGCCTCCAGCCGATCGGAATCACCCGGCTCGCCGAAGCTCATTGCGCCAGTGCCCGTCAGGCCGGGCTCGCCCTGCTCGATGCCGCACAATTCTCCGCCCGACCGGGACATGAGCGCCCTGCTTCCACCACGGCCCCGGCGGCGAAACCCGCGCCCGCGCCTGCCGCCGCGGCCCCCGCCACGACCGCTCCTCCGGCGCCGACCTCGGCTCCGCTGACGATGTTCGTCGATCGCCCGCTGCGTTCCGGGCAGCAGGTCTACGCCCGCGGCACCGACCTCGTACTTCTCGGCGGCGTCAGTCCCGGGGCCGAAGTCATTGCCGACGGCAGCATCCACTGCTACGGCCCGTTGCGCGGGCGTGCCATTGCCGGTGCCCAGGGCGAGCAGGCGGCACGCATCCTGACAAGCGACTTCGGCCCCGAGCTCGTCTCGATCGCCGGCGTCTATCGCACCTTCGAGTCCGGCATTGCCGAAGACTTCGCCGGCAAACCCGCCCTGGTGCGGCTGGCCGGCGCCGAACACACACTCAACATCGAAGCGCTCAAGCTCGGCTGA
- a CDS encoding Tex family protein — translation MLPPIEHRIADELGVSPRQVIAAVQLLDDGATVPFIARYRKEVTGGLDDTQLRTLEERLGYLRELEDRRATVLASIEEQGKLSAELRAEIEDADTKQRLEDLYLPYKPKRRTKAQIAREAGIGPLAEALLADPTRDPEAEAANYLNAEAGFAEVKSVLDGARQILMETFAEDAALLGELRAYLHEHGEVRSSVIEGKEDEGAKFRDWFNFKEPIATLPSHRALALLRGRNEGVLRLALEVERADADAPHPCEGRIAARFGIRNQGRPADRWLAETVRWAWSVKISIHLELELMGELRERAEEEAIRVFARNLKDLLLAAPAGTRATIGLDPGIRTGVKVAVVDATGKLVDTATVYPFEPRRDRESALAAIAALAKKHAVELIAIGNGTASRETDALVAELLKRQPELRLTKVMVSEAGASVYSASELAAREFPGVDVSLRGAVSIARRLQDPLAELVKIDPKSIGVGQYQHDVNQGRLAKSLDAVVEDCVNAVGVDVNTASAPLLARISGLSSTLAANIVDYRDANGPFRSRDALKGVPRLGPKTFEQAAGFLRIPSGDNPLDASSVHPEAYPVVERILARVQKSVRELMGNGSFLKSLKPAEFTDERFGLPTVQDILAELEKPGRDPRPEFRTASFRDGVETLKDLQPGMLLEGVVTNVTNFGAFVDIGVHQDGLVHISALSTTFIKDPHSVVKAGQVVKVKVLEVDVARKRIALTMRLGDETAVRRSEGPAARPETRDHGTGQTRRPANRDGDRRPPRNGESRPPAPGDKPPPAKRREQGTPTAGGALAAAFARARSSK, via the coding sequence ATGCTGCCCCCGATCGAACACCGCATCGCCGACGAGCTCGGCGTCTCGCCGCGCCAGGTCATCGCCGCCGTCCAGCTCCTCGACGACGGCGCCACCGTCCCCTTCATCGCGCGCTACCGCAAGGAAGTCACCGGCGGGCTGGACGATACCCAGCTACGCACGCTCGAAGAACGCCTCGGCTACCTGCGCGAACTGGAAGACCGCCGCGCCACCGTGCTCGCCTCGATCGAGGAGCAAGGCAAGCTGAGCGCCGAGCTGCGCGCCGAGATCGAGGACGCCGACACCAAGCAACGCCTCGAAGACCTCTACCTGCCCTACAAGCCCAAGCGCCGCACCAAGGCGCAGATCGCGCGCGAGGCCGGCATCGGTCCGCTCGCCGAGGCTCTGCTCGCCGACCCGACGCGGGACCCGGAAGCCGAGGCGGCGAACTACCTCAACGCCGAGGCCGGCTTCGCCGAGGTGAAGAGCGTGCTCGACGGCGCGCGCCAGATCCTGATGGAGACCTTCGCCGAGGACGCCGCTCTGCTCGGCGAGCTGCGCGCCTATCTGCACGAGCACGGCGAAGTGCGCTCGAGCGTGATCGAGGGCAAGGAAGACGAAGGCGCCAAGTTCCGCGACTGGTTCAATTTCAAGGAGCCGATCGCCACCCTCCCCTCGCACCGCGCGCTGGCGCTGCTGCGCGGGCGCAACGAGGGCGTGCTGCGCCTGGCGCTGGAAGTGGAGCGTGCCGACGCGGACGCCCCCCATCCCTGCGAAGGCCGCATCGCCGCCCGCTTCGGCATCCGCAACCAGGGTCGGCCTGCCGACCGCTGGCTGGCCGAGACCGTGCGCTGGGCGTGGAGCGTGAAGATCTCGATCCACCTCGAACTCGAGCTGATGGGCGAGCTGCGCGAGCGCGCGGAGGAAGAGGCGATCCGCGTCTTCGCCCGCAACCTGAAGGACCTGCTGCTCGCCGCGCCCGCCGGCACACGGGCCACGATCGGGCTCGACCCCGGCATCCGCACCGGGGTCAAGGTCGCCGTGGTGGACGCCACCGGCAAGCTCGTCGACACCGCCACGGTGTATCCCTTCGAACCCCGCCGCGACCGCGAATCGGCGCTCGCGGCGATCGCCGCGCTGGCGAAGAAGCACGCCGTCGAACTGATCGCAATCGGCAACGGCACCGCCTCGCGCGAGACCGACGCGCTCGTCGCCGAACTGCTCAAGCGCCAGCCCGAGCTGCGCCTGACCAAGGTCATGGTGTCGGAAGCCGGCGCCTCGGTGTATTCGGCCTCGGAACTGGCCGCGCGCGAATTCCCCGGCGTCGACGTCAGCCTGCGCGGCGCGGTGTCGATCGCCCGCCGCCTGCAGGACCCGCTCGCCGAGCTGGTCAAGATCGACCCCAAGTCGATCGGCGTCGGCCAGTACCAGCACGATGTCAACCAGGGCCGGCTGGCGAAGAGCCTGGACGCCGTGGTCGAGGACTGCGTGAACGCCGTCGGCGTGGATGTGAACACCGCCTCCGCCCCGCTGCTGGCGCGCATCTCCGGCCTCAGTTCGACGCTCGCCGCCAACATCGTCGATTACCGCGACGCCAACGGCCCGTTCCGCAGCCGCGACGCGCTGAAGGGCGTACCGCGCCTGGGGCCGAAGACCTTCGAGCAGGCCGCCGGCTTTCTGCGTATCCCGAGCGGCGACAACCCGCTCGATGCGTCCTCGGTGCACCCGGAGGCCTACCCGGTGGTCGAGCGCATCCTCGCCCGGGTGCAGAAGAGCGTGCGCGAGCTGATGGGCAACGGCAGCTTCCTCAAGTCGCTCAAGCCGGCCGAATTCACCGACGAGCGCTTCGGCCTGCCCACCGTGCAGGACATCCTCGCCGAACTGGAAAAGCCCGGCCGCGACCCGCGCCCCGAGTTCCGCACCGCCAGCTTCCGTGACGGCGTCGAGACGCTGAAGGACCTGCAGCCGGGGATGCTGCTCGAAGGCGTGGTCACCAACGTCACCAACTTCGGCGCCTTCGTCGACATCGGCGTGCATCAGGACGGCCTGGTGCACATCTCGGCGCTGTCCACCACCTTCATCAAGGACCCGCACAGCGTGGTCAAGGCCGGCCAGGTGGTGAAGGTCAAGGTGCTGGAAGTGGACGTCGCGCGCAAACGCATCGCGCTGACGATGCGCCTGGGCGACGAGACCGCAGTGCGCCGCAGCGAAGGCCCCGCCGCGCGCCCCGAGACGCGCGACCACGGCACCGGCCAGACCCGTCGACCGGCGAACCGCGACGGCGACCGTCGTCCGCCCCGGAACGGAGAAAGCCGCCCGCCCGCCCCCGGAGACAAACCGCCCCCGGCAAAGCGCCGCGAACAGGGCACTCCCACCGCGGGCGGCGCGCTCGCGGCGGCTTTCGCACGCGCACGCAGCAGCAAGTGA
- a CDS encoding ArsC family reductase, whose protein sequence is MQAVIHGIKNCDTMKKTFAWFEGTGAAYRFHDYKKSGIDAATLQRWCERLGWESLVNKRGTTWRKLAPEEQAIASEAAAIALMQAHPGLIRRPVIEAATGELVVGLDPERFAAVFTGNKP, encoded by the coding sequence ATGCAAGCCGTGATCCACGGAATCAAGAACTGCGACACGATGAAAAAAACCTTCGCCTGGTTCGAAGGCACCGGTGCCGCCTACCGCTTCCACGACTACAAGAAATCCGGCATCGACGCCGCCACCTTGCAGCGCTGGTGCGAACGCCTCGGCTGGGAGTCGCTGGTCAACAAACGGGGCACGACCTGGCGCAAGCTCGCCCCCGAAGAGCAGGCGATCGCCAGCGAAGCCGCGGCGATCGCGCTGATGCAGGCCCACCCCGGACTGATCCGTCGACCGGTGATCGAGGCCGCCACCGGCGAACTCGTCGTCGGTCTCGACCCCGAACGCTTCGCTGCCGTCTTCACCGGAAACAAGCCATGA
- a CDS encoding Hsp33 family molecular chaperone HslO yields MSAPLPPSYVQRFLLEDLDIRGAIVRLTDVWQAMQAGRGYPEPVARLLGEMSAVSAVIAGNLKQPGRLTFQVSSHGPLSLLVIDCTETLNLRGYAKGERVLAEDTPGELISDGRLQLSLDVPGLAQPYQSLVPLEGGSIAEIFQHYLAQSEQQPAGLWLACSEGAAAALFVQKLPGADQKDLDGWSRVLQLAHTVRSDELLGLEAHDLLRRLFAEENVRLFDARPVTHDWPADPAKVAAMLRALGEDEVRAILTEHGEILVHDDLSNHSYRFDATDVDALFHPPTLH; encoded by the coding sequence ATGAGCGCCCCTCTTCCTCCCAGTTATGTCCAGCGCTTCCTGCTCGAAGATCTCGACATCCGCGGCGCCATCGTGCGCCTGACCGACGTCTGGCAGGCCATGCAGGCCGGCCGCGGCTACCCGGAACCGGTCGCCCGCCTGCTCGGCGAGATGAGCGCGGTGTCCGCGGTGATCGCCGGCAACCTCAAGCAGCCCGGCCGCCTCACCTTCCAGGTCAGCAGCCACGGCCCACTCAGCCTGCTCGTCATCGACTGCACCGAAACCCTCAACCTGCGCGGTTATGCGAAAGGCGAGCGCGTGCTCGCCGAAGATACGCCGGGCGAACTGATCAGCGACGGCCGCCTGCAGCTCTCGCTCGACGTTCCCGGGCTGGCGCAGCCGTACCAGAGCCTGGTGCCGCTCGAAGGCGGCAGCATCGCGGAAATTTTCCAGCACTACCTCGCCCAGTCCGAGCAGCAGCCGGCCGGCTTGTGGCTGGCGTGCAGCGAGGGGGCCGCAGCGGCCCTGTTCGTGCAAAAGCTGCCGGGCGCCGACCAGAAGGATCTCGACGGCTGGTCGCGCGTACTCCAGCTCGCCCATACCGTGCGCAGCGACGAGCTGCTCGGACTCGAAGCGCACGACCTCCTGCGCCGCCTGTTCGCCGAGGAAAACGTCCGCCTGTTCGACGCCCGCCCGGTGACCCACGACTGGCCCGCCGATCCGGCCAAGGTCGCGGCGATGTTGCGCGCGCTGGGGGAGGACGAAGTGCGCGCGATCCTCACCGAGCACGGCGAGATCCTCGTCCACGACGATCTCTCCAACCACAGCTACCGTTTCGACGCCACCGACGTCGACGCGCTATTCCATCCGCCGACCCTGCATTGA
- a CDS encoding D-hexose-6-phosphate mutarotase — MPSTIETIDFHGQSALRLVTAAGARVIVSLHGAQVLSWIPPGGEERLYLSPLARFDGSAAIRGGVPVCFPQFAGLGPLPHHGFARTAAWSVATERSGKDFALVTLALSDSDATRALWPHPFRAELGILIEDSRLDLELEVENTGSERFEFTAALHTYLAVREVEQSRLEGLHGYDYRDKVDADRIRRDSGDVLLIEAETDRLYQDVKRPLLLREYDRSLGINADGFPDVVVWNPWVERSVALPDLPANGFRHMLCVEAAAAHRPVHLGAGESWWGRQTLVAL, encoded by the coding sequence ATGCCCTCCACGATCGAAACCATCGACTTTCACGGCCAGTCCGCGCTGCGCCTCGTCACCGCCGCCGGCGCCCGGGTCATCGTCAGCCTGCACGGTGCGCAGGTCTTGTCCTGGATCCCCCCCGGCGGGGAAGAGCGGCTGTATCTCAGCCCCCTGGCCCGCTTCGACGGCAGTGCGGCGATCCGCGGCGGCGTCCCGGTCTGCTTTCCGCAGTTCGCCGGACTCGGCCCGCTGCCTCACCATGGTTTTGCCCGCACCGCCGCCTGGTCGGTCGCGACCGAGCGCAGTGGCAAGGATTTCGCCCTCGTCACCCTCGCCCTGAGCGACAGCGATGCGACCCGCGCGCTGTGGCCGCACCCGTTCCGGGCCGAGCTGGGGATCCTGATCGAGGACAGCCGCCTCGATCTCGAACTCGAGGTCGAGAACACCGGCAGCGAGCGGTTCGAATTCACCGCGGCGCTGCACACCTACCTCGCCGTGCGCGAAGTCGAGCAGTCCCGCCTCGAAGGCCTGCACGGCTACGACTACCGCGACAAGGTCGATGCCGACCGCATCCGGCGCGACAGCGGCGATGTGCTCCTGATCGAAGCCGAGACCGACCGCCTCTACCAGGACGTCAAACGCCCCCTGCTGCTGCGCGAATACGACCGCAGCCTGGGCATCAACGCCGACGGTTTCCCCGACGTCGTGGTATGGAACCCCTGGGTCGAGCGCAGCGTCGCCTTGCCCGATCTGCCCGCCAACGGCTTCCGCCACATGCTCTGTGTCGAGGCCGCCGCCGCCCACCGGCCGGTACACCTGGGCGCCGGTGAAAGCTGGTGGGGACGGCAGACCCTGGTTGCCCTGTAA